A DNA window from Candidatus Roseilinea sp. contains the following coding sequences:
- the rsfS gene encoding ribosomal silencing factor RsfS — translation MTSQSAPDSLALARAVVSAAADKKAENILLLDLRNLSTVADYFVVCSGASERQLRAIAEGIEAQVHKECHIDAHHIEGLNGGGWILVDYRDVVVHIFLPSQRAYYNLEALWSKAPVLLRMQ, via the coding sequence ATGACTTCCCAGTCCGCGCCGGACAGTCTGGCGCTCGCACGCGCAGTGGTCTCTGCTGCTGCAGACAAGAAAGCCGAAAATATCCTCTTGCTCGATCTCCGCAATCTCTCCACGGTCGCCGACTACTTTGTTGTCTGTTCGGGTGCCAGCGAGCGCCAGTTGCGCGCCATTGCCGAGGGCATTGAAGCGCAAGTGCATAAAGAGTGTCACATAGACGCGCATCACATCGAAGGTCTGAACGGTGGCGGCTGGATTCTGGTGGACTACCGTGATGTCGTGGTGCATATTTTCTTGCCCAGCCAGCGCGCCTATTACAACCTGGAGGCGCTGTGGTCCAAAGCGCCTGTGCTGCTGCGCATGCAGTGA
- the mrdB gene encoding rod shape-determining protein RodA: MVDARLWRRFDWLLLTAVILLVTFGVAMIFSATRNEGNPNVERSWLDQAITAVIGLMVLMTFSIIDYTLLKNFAAPIYIGVVAALALVLIIGIERQGARRWFSLGGFDLQPGELAKLALTIVLAKLIADRQGRRPYLETILLSGLLVAPCIVLILLQPNLSTALTLAFLWLVIVFVGGVERQHILIMSVIGLAIVLLVTQLPAFQTYQLRRIELLLGLTDEPGANYQSEQALIALGNGGLFGRGYLQGQQTQLRFFPVRHTDFIFSVIGEELGFVGCMIFMVLLATVILRALRAAIIARDTFGRLLCTGIAATLFLQTYINLAMQVGLMPVTGVPLPFVSYARSSLIALMVAIGIVESVAMRYKKLEF; the protein is encoded by the coding sequence ATGGTAGACGCTAGGCTCTGGCGACGTTTCGACTGGCTCCTGCTGACTGCCGTGATCTTACTGGTCACCTTTGGCGTCGCGATGATCTTCAGCGCCACGCGCAACGAGGGCAACCCCAACGTCGAGCGCAGTTGGCTCGATCAAGCCATCACCGCCGTCATCGGCCTGATGGTGCTGATGACCTTCAGCATCATTGACTATACGCTGCTCAAGAATTTTGCTGCGCCGATATACATCGGCGTTGTTGCTGCGTTGGCGCTGGTGCTGATCATCGGCATCGAGCGACAGGGGGCGCGCCGCTGGTTCAGCCTGGGTGGCTTCGACCTACAACCCGGCGAGCTGGCTAAATTAGCGCTGACGATCGTGCTGGCCAAACTGATCGCCGACCGACAAGGACGGCGCCCCTACCTAGAAACCATCCTTCTCTCCGGCTTGCTCGTCGCGCCATGCATTGTGCTGATCCTGTTGCAGCCCAACCTGAGCACGGCGCTCACCCTCGCGTTTCTGTGGCTGGTCATCGTCTTCGTCGGCGGCGTCGAACGACAGCACATCCTAATTATGTCCGTCATTGGCTTAGCCATTGTGCTCTTGGTGACGCAGCTACCTGCATTTCAAACTTATCAGCTCCGCCGCATAGAGCTACTGCTCGGACTCACGGACGAGCCAGGAGCGAACTACCAAAGTGAGCAAGCGCTAATCGCGCTGGGCAACGGTGGCCTGTTCGGTCGAGGATATCTGCAGGGTCAGCAGACTCAGCTACGCTTCTTCCCTGTCCGTCACACCGACTTCATCTTCTCAGTCATCGGCGAGGAGCTAGGATTCGTTGGTTGTATGATTTTCATGGTACTGCTGGCGACCGTGATCCTGCGCGCGCTACGCGCAGCCATCATCGCGCGCGACACTTTTGGGCGCCTGCTGTGCACCGGTATTGCCGCGACGCTGTTCTTGCAGACCTATATCAACCTAGCCATGCAGGTCGGGTTGATGCCAGTCACCGGCGTGCCGTTGCCATTCGTCAGCTATGCACGCAGCAGCCTAATCGCATTGATGGTCGCCATTGGCATTGTCGAGAGCGTGGCCATGCGCTATAAGAAGTTGGAGTTTTAA